A DNA window from Hoplias malabaricus isolate fHopMal1 chromosome 5, fHopMal1.hap1, whole genome shotgun sequence contains the following coding sequences:
- the tnnc1a gene encoding troponin C type 1a (slow), with protein sequence MNDIYKAAVEQLTDEQKSEFRAAFDIFVQDAEDGCISTKELGKVMRMLGQNPTPEELQEMIDEVDEDGSGTVDFDEFLVMMVRCMKDDSKGKTEEELAELFRMFDKNADGYIDLDELKLMLEATGETITEDDIEELMRDGDRNNDGKIDYDEFLEFMKGVE encoded by the exons ATGAACGACATCTACAAAGCTGCG GTAGAGCAGCTCACAGATGAGCAGAAAAGTG AGTTCCGGGCCGCCTTCGACATCTTCGTGCAGGACGCTGAGGACGGCTGCATCAGCACCAAGGAGCTGGGGAAGGTGATGAGGATGCTGGGACAGAACCCCACTCCAGAGGAGCTGCAGGAGATGATCGATGAAGTGGATGAGGACG GCAGCGGGACGGTGGACTTTGATGAGTTCttggtgatgatggtgaggtGTATGAAGGATGACAGCAAAGGGAAAACGGAGGAAGAACTGGCCGAACTCTTCCGCATGTTTGATAA aaatGCAGATGGTTATATTGATCTGGACGAGCTGAAGCTGATGCTGGAGGCCACAGGAGAGACCATCACCGAGGACGACATTGAGGAACTGATGAGAGATGGAGACAGGAACAATGACGGAAAAATCGACTACGACG AGTTCTTGGAGTTCATGAAAGGTGTGGAGTAA